The Deinococcus yavapaiensis KR-236 genomic sequence CGTGTCCACGTCGCGCGACATCACCGAGCGCAAACAAGCCGAGGATCGCCTCGCTTGGAGCGCCACGCACGACGCCCTCACGGAGTTGCCCAACCGCACGCTCTTCGAGTCGCGTCTGCGCGCCGCGCACGCCGAGGCACGTCGACGCGGCGCCGCACGGTACGCCGTGCTGTTTCTCGACCTCGACCGCTTCAAGATCATCAACGACAGCCTCGGGCACCGCGTCGGCGACGAGTTGCTCGTCGAGTTCACGCGCCGCTTGTCGTCCGCCGTTCCCGCCGGAAGCATCGTCGCGCGTCTCGGAGGCGACGAGTTCGCCGTGCTGGTCGAGCACCTTTCGGACTTGCGCGAAGCGGAACTGATCGCGGGCCGCCTCGAAGACGCGCTCGACGCTCCTCTGCTCGTCTCGGGCCGCGAACTGCGCGTCACCGTCAGCATCGGCATCGCGCCCGGACGCCTCGACCACCGAGACTCGCTCGACGCCCTGCGCGACGCCGACATCGGGATGTACCGCGCCAAGCGCAGCGCCACTCAGCGTCACGCCGTGTTCGACACCACGATGCACGACGCGGCGATGCGCCGCCTGCAACTCGAAGGCGACTTGCCGCGCGCCTTGCGCGCCCGCGAACTGCGCCTCGTCTACCAACCGATCGTGAACCTGCCCACGAGTCGGGTGGAAGGCGTGGAAGCCTTGCTGCGCTGGACGCACCCCGTGCTCGGCGAAGTACGCCCCGAGGAATTCATTCGCGTCGCCGAGGAAACAGGGCTCATCGTGCCGCTCGGCGAGTGGGTGCTGCAAGAAGCCTGCACGCAAGTTCGGGTGTGGCAGCGAGAATTCGCCGATTGCTGCCTCGACTTGCACGTCAACGTGTCCGCGCGGCAGTTCTACCAGCCGGGCCTCGTGGAGACGCTCGCCCGCGTGCTGCAAGACAGCGGCTGCGATCCCGAGCGGCTCAACCTCGAAATCACCGAGAGCGCCATCATGCAGCACGACGCGATCTCCGCCGACATCCTCACGCACCTTCGAAGGCTCGGAGCGCGCGTGCAAATCGACGACTTCGGCACGGGCTACTCGTCGCTCGCGTCTCTGCACCGCTTTCCCATCGACGCGCTGAAAATCGATCGCTCGTTCGTCGCGCGCCTCGGGCGCGACACGACGAGTTCGAGCATCGTGCAGACGGTCGTGACGCTCGCCCGCGCCCTCGGCATCGGTGCCGTCGCCGAGGGCGTCGAGACGAGCGAGCAGCGAACGCACCTCGTGCGGCTCGGCTGCCACCTCGCCCAAGGCTTCTTGTTCTCCCATCCCTTGCCGCCGCAAGAGATCACGTCCATCTTGCGGCGCGGCGCCTACCTCGCGCCGCACGGCCCGACCGCCTGACCGCCCTTCGAAGTTCGCATGTCGACGGCGTCGCTCAAAGCACGAGCGACGCCGCGTTTCCACCGATTTCGTCCCAAAGGGTGAACTCCGCGACGGCCCCCTCGCGTACGATTCCGACATCGTCCCAGCCCACGGCGAGGGCGGGACCGCGCGTGTAGGCGAACAACGTCTCCTCCACGGTGAGCGTCTCGTCGGGCGCGACGAACTCGCCCGTATCGTCGCGCCGCGTGAGGGCCGCCCGGAAATTGTCCTGCACGTTCGGAGGCGCGACCGGCGCGTCCGACCCGAGGGCGAGCAGCGCGCCCGAACGCAGCAAGCTCGCGAACGCGTACGTGGTGTTCTCAAGGTGCGGCAGCAAGGCGCGTATCATCGGCCCGTCTCCCAACAGGTGAATGGGCTGCACGGACGCCGTCACGCCGAGACGCCCGAAGCGCGCGACGTCCTCGCGGCGCAAGTGCTGCGCGTGCTCCAAGCGCAAGCGCATCCCCTTCTCGCGCGCGAGGAGCGCGAGGCGCTCGTACACGTCGAGCACCTCGGTGTTCGCGCGGTCCCCGATCGCGTGCGTGACGGGCACGAAGCCCAACTCCAACGCTTCGCGCCCCCGCTCGAGAATGAGTTCCGGGCTGTGCAGCGGCAAGCCCGTTCCGCTGCCGTCGGCGAAGCCCGGCGCGTACAGCCACGCCGTGCGGCTGCCGAGCGCGCCGTCCGCGAAGAACTTGATGCCACCGATCGTGAGCTGTCCGCGCACGTTGCCGCGCAAGCCGAGGGCGCGCACGTACTCCAAACGGTCGTGGTCCACGCACGACCACACTCTCAGCGGCAACGCGTTTCGCGCGGCGAGCGACAGCATCGCCGCGAGCGCCTCGGGCGGCTCGAACCCCATCGTGTGCGTTCCCGTGAAGCCGCGCGCCTGCAAGTCGCGCGCTCCGCGCGAAGCCGCCGCCTCGTACTCACGGTGAGTCGGCGCGGGAATGGCGTTTCGCACGATCTCCTTGGCGTACTCCAGCAGCGTTCCCAACGGACGGACGATCCGGCCGCCCTCGGGGTCGGGCGTCGCCTCCGAAATGCCCGCGCGTCTCAGCGCCTCGGAATTCACCCACGCCGAGTGCAAATCGCGCGAAAACGCGATCACCGGGTGGTGCGGCGTCGCCTCGTCGAGCTCGCGGGCGGTGGGATAGTCGGCGAGGCCGAGCTCCGAGAAGAGGAAGCCGCCTCCTTGAATCCACTCGCCGTGCGGCGTGACGGCGGCTCGCTCGCGAAGGCGCGCGACCACTTCGGAAACGCCGCGCGATCCTGTGAGGTCCACTTGCGACAAGGAGAAGCCGTACCCGACGAGGTGCGTGTGCGCGTCCACGAGGCCCGGCGTGAGAAACGAGTCCCGGTGGTCGAGCACGTCCGCCTTCGGTGCGACGGCCGTCATCTCTTCGCGTGAACCGACGGCGAGCACGCGCCCTCCACCGACGAGGACCGCCTCGGCGTTCGGGCGAGCGGCGTCTTGCGTGAGAATGCGGGAAAGAATCAATTGCAGCATGTCGCTCCACGATACCTGCCGGGCGCGTATCTTGAAGCTCGTGCGTCCCGTCGACTTCGACGAAGCTTCCGTGTCCTTCACGCGGCGCCGCCTTTTGCGCGCCATCGCGCTCGGCGGCGCGGCCTTCGCGGCCGTACCGATCGTGAACACGTACCGCTTCGAGGTCTCTCGGCATCGCGTTTCCCTCGCGGGCCTCACCGCGCCCTTGCGCGTCGCGCACCTCAGCGACCTTCACTTCGGGCCGTTCATTCGGGAGGGGAGCGTGCGCGCGTGGGTGGACGCCACGCTTCGCGAACGCCCCGACCTCATCGTCATCACGGGCGACTTCTTCGACCACCTCTTTCGCGGCGACGGCGCGCCCCTGCTTCGTTTGCTCGCGCGTCTTTCCGCTCCGCTCGGGGTGTTCGGCGTGTGGGGCAACCATGACAACGCGATCTTCGGCTTCGACGAGAACGGCATCTTTCATCCCGATTGGCGAGAACGGCGAACGAATTGGGGTCGGGCGCTTCGCGCGTCGGGCGTGCGCATCCTGCTGAACGAAGGCGTGCGAGTGCGGAGCGACTTGTACCTCGCCGGAATCGACGACGAACGCACGGGCTGGCCCGACCTCGCGCGAGCCCTCGCGGGACGACGAGGCGAGACGGTCCTGCTGCTCAGCCACACGCCCGACGCGCTGCCGAGCGTGCCCTCCAACGTCGCTTTGACGCTGTGCGGACACACGCACGGCGGTCAAGTCAAGCTGCCCGTCGTCGGGCCGCTCGTCACGTCTTCACGTTACGGTCGGCGTTTCGCGGAAGGATTCGTGCGCGCGCCCGCGCTCGGCTTCGTGTCGCGCGGCCTCGGCGTCAGCAACTTGCCTTTGCGCCTCGACTGCCCCGCCGAAGTGGCGATGCTCGAGTTGACGCCGCGCTGACGCTTCTCGCGCGCCGCGAACGAGGCGGTCACACCGAGCTTCAGCCACTCCTTCATACGGGAAGATGCCGCGAGAACGCGGCGTCATACTACCTGCATGCCTCTGCGCCGCGTTCTCTCCTCGCTCGGTTGGAGCGCCCTCACCTTGACGGTCGCAAGTGTCACCAACACCTACCGCTTCAAGACGACGCTTCAGGAAGCGACGTTGCCGGGCTTGACGAAGCCGCTGCGCGTCGCGCACCTCAGCGATCTGCACTACGGCTTGTTCGTCGGGCCGCTCATCGTGAAAGCCTGGGTGGACGCCACGCTCGCCGCCAAGCCCGACCTCATCGTCATCACGGGCGACTTCCTCGACGGTCACTTTCGCGCGCCCGGACGCGGCACGATGCTGCGCGAACTGGCGCGCTTGCAAGCGCCCCTCGGCGTGTGGGGCGTGTGGGGCAACCACGACTGGACGAGCCTCAACACGAACGCGCAGAGGATCCGCTTCGCCGAGCGACTACGCGTGAACGGCGTGCAGCTCATCAACAACGCGGGCGTTCAAGTGCGCGATGACGTGTACGTGGCGGGCGTGGACGACTGGTGGTTCGGAGCGCAGGACCTCGACGCGGCCCTGCGACATTACCAAGGTGGCGCGATCTTGTTGCTCGCACACAACCCCGACTACCTGCCCCACGTTCCGTCGAAGGTGGGCCTCACCTTGTGCGGTCACACGCACGGCGGGCAAGTGCGCCTCCCGATGATCGGTCCCCTCAAGCGCTCCACCCTCATGCGTCCCTTGCAAGGCTGGGTGCGAGGCGACGCCATCGTGACGTCGCCCGCCGAGGGACGCGCGGGCGTCGAAGGCGAAAATCACGCGCTGGGCTTCGTATCGCGCGGGCTCGGCGTGACGGGGTTGCCCGTACGGTTCGCTTGCCCCGCCGAAGTGGCCATTCTCGATTTGCACCCGCCCGACTTTCCGTTTTAACGGCGGCAGGTGAGGTTCACGCGAAAGCTCGGGTCGGCGACCGTGTAGCTCGTGCCGGGCCCGCGATCGACGCGGAAGACGAGTCGGCTCGGCGGGCTGATCTGCCCGTTCGCGGCCGGATTCGGGAAGAAGTTCAGCGTGAACGAGAGCGGAGCGCCTTGAGGCACGTCGCGCGCCGCGACGCCCTGCAAGTCGAAGATGCTGCCGCTCGGCGTGTACGACGCGCCGTCCTGCGTCACGAGCTGGACGTTGTCGAGTTGCGACGCGGGCCCGCCCGCTCCCGAGTTGGCGAGCGACGTCGTACCGTTCGTACCGTTGCGTACCTCGATCGACACGGCGGTCCCCTTGCGGTCGCCGTCCGTCACGTTCGAAACGTTCGTGACCCGCAGACGCCACACGCCGTTGAAGAGTTGCTCGTTCACACACCCCGCGAGACCCGCGACTTGATTCGAGCCGCCCGACGCCGCTGGCGCCGCCGGAACGGTCAGCGCCAAGGCGCTCGCGCTTTGTGTGGCCGTCACGCCCGCCGCGCGCAGCGCCTCGACAGGCACGTACGTGCGCCCGTTCACGACGATGGCGCCCGTGGTGGACCGCTGCCCGTTGATCGTGAGGGCCAAAGAGCGCTGCACGGCTTGTGCGAGCGCGACGGTGGCGAGCAGGGCGACGGCGACGGTCCACTTCTTGGCGTGCTTCATGACTTCCTCCCTGAAAGATTGCAACAGGTGATCTTCGTATTGTGCGGATTCGCCGGGCGGTGTCAATCGGCGGGAAGCGAGGAAAGCCTCGCGAGGAGCTTTCCTCGGGTGGCGCCGCCGAAGCGCGCCGGCCGTTCACGACAGCGCCACTCGCGTTGTTGAGAGGAAAGGTTGGTGGAAGGAAGCTCGCTTCTTGACCAGCTCTGCCTCCCTTGGGCTCCATGAGCTTCAACGCACCTGCTCGACTTGCACGAACAGGGTGTAGTCGCCTTTGAGCGCCTCCGCGTCTTGGTAACGCACGGCGAGCACGCCCGGACCGAAGCCGAAGTCGGTGCGCGCGAGCCGCTCGGCCGTCGCGCGATTGAACACCAGCACTTGCGGATCGAACGCGTAGTTCAATCCCGCGTCCTGCATGCCGATCGGACGGTCCTTC encodes the following:
- a CDS encoding amidohydrolase — its product is MLQLILSRILTQDAARPNAEAVLVGGGRVLAVGSREEMTAVAPKADVLDHRDSFLTPGLVDAHTHLVGYGFSLSQVDLTGSRGVSEVVARLRERAAVTPHGEWIQGGGFLFSELGLADYPTARELDEATPHHPVIAFSRDLHSAWVNSEALRRAGISEATPDPEGGRIVRPLGTLLEYAKEIVRNAIPAPTHREYEAAASRGARDLQARGFTGTHTMGFEPPEALAAMLSLAARNALPLRVWSCVDHDRLEYVRALGLRGNVRGQLTIGGIKFFADGALGSRTAWLYAPGFADGSGTGLPLHSPELILERGREALELGFVPVTHAIGDRANTEVLDVYERLALLAREKGMRLRLEHAQHLRREDVARFGRLGVTASVQPIHLLGDGPMIRALLPHLENTTYAFASLLRSGALLALGSDAPVAPPNVQDNFRAALTRRDDTGEFVAPDETLTVEETLFAYTRGPALAVGWDDVGIVREGAVAEFTLWDEIGGNAASLVL
- a CDS encoding metallophosphoesterase encodes the protein MRPVDFDEASVSFTRRRLLRAIALGGAAFAAVPIVNTYRFEVSRHRVSLAGLTAPLRVAHLSDLHFGPFIREGSVRAWVDATLRERPDLIVITGDFFDHLFRGDGAPLLRLLARLSAPLGVFGVWGNHDNAIFGFDENGIFHPDWRERRTNWGRALRASGVRILLNEGVRVRSDLYLAGIDDERTGWPDLARALAGRRGETVLLLSHTPDALPSVPSNVALTLCGHTHGGQVKLPVVGPLVTSSRYGRRFAEGFVRAPALGFVSRGLGVSNLPLRLDCPAEVAMLELTPR
- a CDS encoding metallophosphoesterase; amino-acid sequence: MPLRRVLSSLGWSALTLTVASVTNTYRFKTTLQEATLPGLTKPLRVAHLSDLHYGLFVGPLIVKAWVDATLAAKPDLIVITGDFLDGHFRAPGRGTMLRELARLQAPLGVWGVWGNHDWTSLNTNAQRIRFAERLRVNGVQLINNAGVQVRDDVYVAGVDDWWFGAQDLDAALRHYQGGAILLLAHNPDYLPHVPSKVGLTLCGHTHGGQVRLPMIGPLKRSTLMRPLQGWVRGDAIVTSPAEGRAGVEGENHALGFVSRGLGVTGLPVRFACPAEVAILDLHPPDFPF